In Zonotrichia leucophrys gambelii isolate GWCS_2022_RI chromosome 14, RI_Zleu_2.0, whole genome shotgun sequence, a single window of DNA contains:
- the GPRC5B gene encoding G-protein coupled receptor family C group 5 member B: MKTYPAIGFLLLLVISYGSSENSSTPRGCGLDLLPQYVYLCDLDAIWGIVLEAVAGAGVLTTLLLMLILLVRLPFIKDKEKKSPLGMHFLFLFGTLGLFGLTFAFIIQEDEMVCSTRRFLWGVIFALCFSCLLAQAWRLRRLVRHGKSPSGWHLAGVATCLMLVQVIIATEWLVLTVVRENKLACSYEPMDFVMASIYVMFLMVFTLGFSFFTLCGKFKKWKKNGVCLIITLFFSILIWVAWMTMYLFGNAELQRRDKWSDPTLAIALVSSGWVFVIFHAIPEVHCTILPSQQENTPNYFDTSQPRMRETAFEEDIQLPRSYMENKAFSMDEHNAALRTAGFRNGSLGSRPSAPFRSNVYQPTEMAVVLNGGTIPTAPPSYTGRHLW; the protein is encoded by the exons atgaaaacctaCCCAGCCATTGGTTTCTTGCTGCTGTTGGTGATCAGCTATGGCTCCTCAGAGAACTCCAGCACGCCGCGGGGCTGCGGGCTGGACCTCCTGCCCCAGTACGTGTACCTGTGTGACCTGGACGCCATCTGGGGCATCGTGCTGGAGGCCGTGGCGGGGGCAGGTGTGCTCACCACGCTGCTGCTGATGCTGATCCTGCTGGTGAGGCTGCCCTTCATCAAGGACAAAGAGAAGAAGAGCCCCCTGGGAATGcacttcctctttctcttcGGGACTCTGGGACTGTTTGGGCTGACGTTCGCGTTCATCATCCAGGAAGATGAGATGGTGTGCTCCACCCGAAGGTTTCTCTGGGGAGTTATCTTTGCTTTGTGCTTCTCCTGCTTGCTCGCCCAGGCCTGGAGGCTCCGCAGGCTCGTTCGCCATGGCAAGAGCCCGTCAGGGTGGCACCTGGCCGGGGTGGCCACGTGCCTGATGCTGGTGCAGGTCATCATCGCGACCGAGTGGCTGGTCCTGACCGTGGTCAGGGAGAACAAGCTGGCCTGCAGCTACGAGCCCATGGATTTTGTGATGGCCTCCATTTATGTCATGTTCCTGATGGTATTTACCCTGGGATTCTCCTTTTTCACTCTCTGTGGGAAGtttaagaaatggaagaaaaatggagTTTGCCTCATTATAAcgcttttcttttccattctgaTCTGGGTGGCCTGGATGACTATGTACCTGTTCGGGAACGCTGAGCTCCAGAGAAGGGACAAATGGAGTGATCCCACTCTGGCTATTGCACTGGTGTCCAGTGGCTGGgtgtttgttatttttcatgCCATCCCAGAGGTCCACTGTACCATCCTTCCatcacagcaggaaaacacacCCAATTATTTTGATACTTCACAGCCAAGGATGCGTGAAACCGCTTTTGAGGAAGATATTCAGCTTCCTAGGAGCTACATGGAAAATAAAGCCTTTTCAATGGATGAACATAATGCAG CGCTGAGGACGGCAGGATTTCGGAACGGCAGCTTGGGCAGCCGGCCCAGTGCTCCTTTTAGAAGCAATGTTTATCAGCCAACTGAGATGGCAGTTGTGCTAAATGGTGGGACT ATACCAACTGCTCCGCCAAGTTACACTGGACGACATCTCTGGTGA